GCGTATGACAACCGCAGCAATCAAGGGACTGTAACTTCTGAAATCTGATCTGAAGTTTTACTGTAAGCTCAACAGAAAATTTGGAACAGATAGCCGCGAATGCCCTGAAGCAGTGGGGTCTTTGAACTCAGCAAATAATGCATTCTGTACAAAGTGTATGTCATATAAATTAAATAGAGTAAATTATACAAAAGTATAAATATGGTGTCAtttgtaataaaaaatataaatattataaataataaCATAAAATACAAGTATTATGCATTAATTTCACATAAAAACTGATTTTAACTAGATTCACTTAAAAATTGTCTTACGTTTctttaaaaatcctaaatttttttatgtattttataatccatgtgcaacatattttaattaaattcatctaaaatagcatgtgtagaatttaaactaaaattctctaaaaaaactttttttataaCTCCTACCTCAAATAAATcccaatatataaaaaaattcactaatatttttttgtatgatagattaatttctaaaattatataatttgttagaaataattttaaaaactaatccattgtataaaaaatattaataaattttacaatatttttagaattttatttaaaaCCCTAATAATTAttaagagttataaaagtaatttttttgaagaattttaatttcaattttatACAATCTTTTTAGATAAGTCCAATTAAAATGGCACatgaattattaaaaaattaggaTTTTGGAGAAATATAAGACTACTTTTTAAGTTAATCTAATTATAATAGgattttatgtgaaattaaTACAAtactttatatttatatttataatacttgtagttttatgttacaaatagCATAATACTTATAATTTTGTATAATTCACTCAATTAAATAAGAATTATTTGTGTTGTTGGGCGACGGCAGTTACAACAACCGCTACAAAATTGGAGTCGCGCGCGAATATGAGAAAACCCGATATTCTTAACTATTCAAGCCTCAACAGAAACATCGTTATTCTGTCCACTCGAAGCAAtcttcaccttcttctcctTGCCCATTTTGCTTGATTTGCCagattttcttttcttgctcGACTTCTCTAGTTCTGGTGAAGCAGACCTCGCCTCTGCAATTTCATCATTCTCCACAGATGAATCATTAATATCATCTTTGGTAGTGACGGCATCTATATCTGGATCCACAACGGACATCCGGGTCAATGTATAGTCCAACAAAAATGTGCTTCGTACTAGTCTATCAACTCTGCTGAAATGCCTCTGCGAAGACGGAATAATGCCCTCAAGGAGCTCACTGATGCCCTTTATCTGCAGGCGGGAAAATGAAGCATCTCATGAAGCCTATGGACACACTCTTAAACACATCTTAGGAAAAGGGAATAAACATTACCTCCAGAATATCGGTGGGAGGAAAACTCCTCAATACCCGAAAAAGCACAAACTGTGCAACATGACAAAACTTGGGCTTTGTATTCCATCCACGGATGTACTCAAGAAGCAGGCGAAGGACATCCCTTGGAAGACCAAGAACGGTTTTTTCTATTGGGTCTTCCGTATCAGCTCTCCTGCACACCagtgatatatatataaaagtttgTTTAAAAAAGTATCGTGACTGTCTGAATCCCAATCAAGAACTAGTACCTGCAAAGATGTGAGAATAAATCTAGAAGCCTGTGTGGTCTTCTAAGATCAAGTGCAAGTTGTATTGCTCTTGTATAATCAGAATCCGACACTGCATTTTCCAGTTCCTGGCCTCTTAATACTTCCTCCTCCTACAACAAAGTGAGTATGGATAAATACCTGAAGGCCTGAAGTATGCCTGTATAGATCCCAAGGGCCATCAAGACAAATACATCAAGAATATGATAAACTCGTAGATATAGGAGTGTTCAACTCACTCAAGGTCACATCTCTTTGCAAGGACTAAAGATCAGGTATTTCACTATTTTTCTTCCAGCAATATTACAAAAAAGCAAGCATCTTGCTTACAAAGCTATATGCTGAAAGTATGACAGAAGGTTTCACTTGCCTTTTTACGGAAATCTCCCTGCTTATCTTCCATTGTACAATCATGCCACAGGTTAAGAACAGAATCAGTTCCACCAGTAGCAAGCATTTCAGTTTTCTTGCCAACAGTCGATGCCCAAACCTGTGGAACAAATAATATTGAGTTCGTGAGTCCCCTACAGCATTCAGACATAAAAAAGTTCTTCCATTATGCATATCAATGGTATCATACCTTCCCATCATGCTTATCATAAGTAGCAATGCATTCATTTGTTTTGATTGTCCATAGCTTCACTAGACCATCACTTCCTAAATTAAGGAACATCACACGAACAGAGTCAACAAACTTCCCCCAAAGGTAATAACATAGACGAAGAGCTTATTTCTTATTACCGCATGAAACAAATTGAGTTCCATGTGAAAGGAAAGAAGCTCGAAGAACACTTGATATATGACCCTCAAATGTCTTCAAGCATGAGCCATCAGCAACGGCCCATATTTTGATCGTTCTGTCACCAGATGATGTTATGACACATTGCTCAATAGGAGAAAACTCAACTGACCAGATGCCCCTTTTGTGCCCCTTAAGGACAACAGAGGACACTAGGTTAGGGAGTTTCCAAATGCAAGCAGTTCGGTCCTACAAAATGAAGGTGATGATATATAATGACAATCCAATGATGTAAGCCAAATAAAAGGCTTTGTGACCTCAAaaaaagaactaacatgctacAATCTTACTTCAGAACCACTGCAAACAAGGCCATCATTAGGTGAGACAGCCAGAGAATTAATATCTTTATCATGTGCAGCTACGACAGCCTTTGCTTTAAGAGAAACTTCGTCACCAGCGTCACCAAGCGTATCATCCCAGCTCCATATCTTGATGGTTCGGTCACTAATAAAAAGATAGTCTTACTTTAGAATAACAATTTCAGCATCACTTTAGGCATACAAAAGGTCAGAGAAACGGAATAGCAAACCTGCTGCcactaataaaaaaattctttgatTTCTTTGAGAAGGCAACAGAACCAACAGCTCCCAGATGGCCTTTACCAATACCAATACAGCTTCTCCTTTCAGTGTCCCATAACCTCACCtgtgaaacaaaaaagattaCACTCATTAATAGGACAAGCAAAACGAGAAAGCACACAGCCAT
This genomic window from Phragmites australis chromosome 7, lpPhrAust1.1, whole genome shotgun sequence contains:
- the LOC133925600 gene encoding protein TORMOZ EMBRYO DEFECTIVE-like — translated: MSSRVYLSRPIDADVQTKPPLPRIGAFISVAQGMFNKCRLSLLRTAKSPAATRLLKFNLQNLTTATCQTERLRRSGPLHSVQSELSACLGIELANMKTDGYFLTVGERGLVRIWCLESSLCIFEQQSSDVTVNSENEESRKGFTSAIMLPNDLGLLRATADQQFLFYCPARTDEGTFQLNLYRRLVGYNDEILDLKFVGEEEQYLAVATNLEQVRVYDVALMLCSYVLAGHTEIVVCLDTCASASGKTLVVTGSKDNTVRLWDTERRSCIGIGKGHLGAVGSVAFSKKSKNFFISGSSDRTIKIWSWDDTLGDAGDEVSLKAKAVVAAHDKDINSLAVSPNDGLVCSGSEDRTACIWKLPNLVSSVVLKGHKRGIWSVEFSPIEQCVITSSGDRTIKIWAVADGSCLKTFEGHISSVLRASFLSHGTQFVSCGSDGLVKLWTIKTNECIATYDKHDGKVWASTVGKKTEMLATGGTDSVLNLWHDCTMEDKQGDFRKKEEEVLRGQELENAVSDSDYTRAIQLALDLRRPHRLLDLFSHLCRRADTEDPIEKTVLGLPRDVLRLLLEYIRGWNTKPKFCHVAQFVLFRVLRSFPPTDILEIKGISELLEGIIPSSQRHFSRVDRLVRSTFLLDYTLTRMSVVDPDIDAVTTKDDINDSSVENDEIAEARSASPELEKSSKKRKSGKSSKMGKEKKVKIASSGQNNDVSVEA